The Streptomyces avermitilis MA-4680 = NBRC 14893 genome contains a region encoding:
- a CDS encoding ABC transporter ATP-binding protein: MIGVAPPAYDPAAPTTANTLPVGAPATVRAYVAELFRRHRRAFLILIAVNTVAVVASMAGPYLLGAVVERVSDHTRELHLERTAALFVLALVVQAVFVREVRLRGAMLGERMLADLREDFLVRSVGLPPGVLERAGTGDLLSRITTDIDRLANAMREAVPQLTIGVVWVALLLGGLAVTAPPLAPAVLLAVPLLVIGCRWYFKRAPSAYRSEAAGYAAVAAVLAETVDAGRTVEAHRLGGRRIDLSDRRVKEWTAWERYTLWLRTVLFPVVNLTHVTVLCSVLMIGGVFVLQGWIDVGQLTTGALIAQMLVDPIGMILRWYDELQVAQVSLARLVGVRDVEPVAGDESLAPDGRDVHADRVHFGYRAGVDVLRKVSLEVAPGTRLALVGPSGAGKSTLGRLLAGIYAPRDGRITLGGAELSRMPAERVRSHVALVNQEHHVFVGSLRDNLLLARTGAGDAELWAALGAVDADGWAQALDDGLDTEVGSGGLALTPAQAQQIALARLVLADPHTLVLDEATSLLDPRAARHLERSLARVLDGRTVVAIAHRLHTAHDADVIAVVENGQISELGSHDQLVAADGAYAALWRSWHG; the protein is encoded by the coding sequence ATGATCGGCGTGGCGCCACCGGCGTACGACCCGGCCGCCCCGACAACGGCGAACACCCTGCCGGTCGGCGCCCCCGCGACCGTACGCGCCTACGTGGCCGAACTGTTCCGACGGCACCGCCGTGCCTTTCTGATCCTCATCGCGGTCAACACGGTGGCCGTCGTCGCCTCGATGGCCGGTCCCTACCTGCTGGGCGCGGTCGTCGAGCGGGTCTCGGACCACACGCGCGAACTCCACCTGGAGCGCACCGCCGCACTGTTCGTTCTCGCGCTCGTCGTGCAGGCCGTGTTCGTACGGGAGGTGCGGCTGCGGGGGGCCATGCTCGGCGAGCGGATGCTGGCCGATCTGCGCGAGGACTTCCTCGTACGGTCGGTCGGGCTTCCCCCCGGCGTGCTCGAACGGGCCGGCACGGGTGATCTGCTGTCCCGCATCACCACGGACATCGACCGCCTCGCCAACGCGATGCGCGAGGCCGTGCCGCAGCTGACCATCGGCGTCGTGTGGGTCGCGCTGCTGCTCGGCGGCCTCGCCGTCACGGCACCGCCGCTGGCGCCCGCCGTGCTGCTCGCCGTGCCGCTGCTGGTGATCGGCTGCCGCTGGTACTTCAAGCGCGCGCCGTCCGCCTACCGGTCGGAGGCCGCGGGATACGCCGCCGTCGCCGCCGTCCTCGCCGAGACCGTCGACGCCGGTCGCACCGTGGAGGCCCACCGCCTCGGCGGCCGGCGCATCGACCTGTCGGACCGGCGGGTCAAGGAGTGGACGGCCTGGGAGCGGTACACCCTGTGGCTGCGGACGGTGCTCTTCCCGGTCGTCAACCTCACCCACGTCACCGTGCTGTGCTCGGTCCTGATGATCGGCGGGGTGTTCGTCCTGCAAGGCTGGATCGACGTCGGCCAGCTGACCACCGGCGCGCTCATCGCGCAGATGCTCGTCGACCCCATCGGCATGATCCTGCGCTGGTACGACGAGCTTCAGGTCGCCCAGGTCTCGCTGGCGCGCCTGGTCGGCGTCCGGGACGTCGAGCCGGTCGCGGGCGACGAGTCGCTCGCCCCGGACGGCCGCGACGTGCACGCCGACCGGGTCCACTTCGGCTACCGCGCCGGAGTCGACGTCCTGCGCAAGGTGTCCCTGGAGGTCGCGCCCGGCACCCGGCTGGCCCTGGTCGGCCCGTCCGGCGCGGGCAAGTCGACCCTGGGCAGGCTGCTCGCCGGCATCTACGCGCCCCGCGACGGCCGCATCACCCTGGGCGGCGCCGAGCTGTCCCGGATGCCGGCCGAGCGGGTCCGCTCCCACGTGGCCCTGGTCAACCAGGAGCACCACGTCTTCGTGGGCTCCCTGCGCGACAACCTGCTCCTCGCGCGCACCGGCGCCGGCGACGCCGAGCTGTGGGCGGCGCTGGGCGCGGTCGACGCAGACGGCTGGGCGCAGGCGCTGGACGACGGCCTCGACACCGAGGTCGGCTCGGGCGGACTCGCGCTCACCCCGGCCCAGGCCCAGCAGATCGCGCTGGCCCGGCTGGTCCTGGCCGATCCGCACACGCTGGTCCTGGACGAGGCGACCTCGCTCCTCGACCCGCGCGCGGCCCGCCATCTGGAGCGGTCCCTGGCCCGCGTCCTCGACGGCCGCACCGTCGTCGCCATCGCCCACCGGCTGCACACCGCCCACGACGCCGACGTCATCGCCGTCGTCGAGAACGGGCAGATCAGCGAGCTGGGCAGCCACGACCAGCTGGTCGCGGCCGACGGAGCGTACGCGGCGCTGTGGAGGTCCTGGCACGGGTGA
- a CDS encoding DUF5709 domain-containing protein — MDSAEGWGDDVYQPDGSEIQEDSGLLDTEDTLVSDGVSDPLDRGWSSPDRPWAVERSDVTAAERRHGETLDQRLAEELPDIAEPDGDGIGDCPDGDGEPLDNEVGAARSGRLVAPDEGAHEDEENGLIATDVGIDGAAASAEEAAMHIVDEDALSG, encoded by the coding sequence GTGGACAGCGCCGAGGGATGGGGAGACGACGTCTATCAGCCCGACGGATCCGAGATACAGGAGGACTCGGGACTGCTCGACACCGAGGACACCCTGGTCTCCGACGGTGTGAGCGACCCGCTCGACCGGGGCTGGTCATCACCGGACCGGCCGTGGGCGGTGGAGCGCTCCGACGTGACCGCGGCCGAGCGCCGCCACGGCGAGACGCTGGACCAGCGCCTCGCGGAAGAACTCCCCGACATCGCGGAGCCTGACGGCGACGGCATCGGCGACTGTCCGGACGGCGACGGCGAACCCCTGGACAACGAGGTGGGCGCGGCCCGCTCCGGTCGGCTCGTGGCTCCCGACGAAGGGGCGCACGAGGACGAGGAGAACGGGCTGATCGCCACCGACGTGGGCATCGACGGCGCTGCCGCCTCGGCCGAGGAGGCAGCGATGCACATCGTCGACGAGGACGCCCTGTCCGGCTGA
- a CDS encoding type B 50S ribosomal protein L31, translating to MQQDKQPDYHPVVFRDRAAGYAFLTRSTATSDKTIEWDDGETYPVVDVEISSESHPFYTGKARTVDSEGRIAQFERRYGSTGPGSDGGGAA from the coding sequence ATGCAGCAGGACAAGCAGCCCGACTACCACCCCGTCGTCTTCCGCGACCGCGCCGCCGGCTATGCCTTCCTCACCCGGTCCACCGCGACCAGCGACAAGACCATCGAGTGGGACGACGGAGAGACCTACCCGGTGGTGGACGTGGAGATCTCCTCGGAGAGCCACCCGTTCTACACCGGGAAGGCACGGACGGTGGACTCGGAGGGCCGCATCGCCCAGTTCGAGCGGCGCTACGGAAGCACGGGACCGGGCTCCGACGGGGGCGGTGCGGCCTGA
- a CDS encoding metal-dependent hydrolase, protein MMGPAHSLSGAAAWLGVGAAAAAAGHTMPWPVLLVGALICAGAALAPDLDHKAATISRAFGPISRTLCEIVDKLSYAVYKGTRKQGDPRRSGGHRTLTHTWLWAVLIGAGASVLAITGGRWAVLALLFVHMVLAIEGLLWRAARGSSSDVLVWLLAATSAWILAGVLDKPGNGSDWLFTAPGQEYLWLGLPIVLGALVHDIGDALTVSGCPILWPIPVGRKRWYPVGPPKAMRFRAGSWVELKVLMPVFMLLGGVGCAAALNFI, encoded by the coding sequence ATGATGGGACCAGCACACTCACTGTCGGGGGCGGCGGCCTGGCTCGGCGTCGGAGCGGCGGCGGCCGCGGCGGGCCACACGATGCCCTGGCCGGTCCTGCTGGTCGGCGCGCTGATCTGCGCGGGTGCTGCTCTGGCCCCCGATCTGGATCACAAGGCGGCCACGATCTCGCGGGCCTTCGGCCCCATCTCACGAACCCTGTGCGAGATCGTCGACAAGCTGTCGTACGCCGTCTACAAGGGGACCAGGAAGCAGGGCGACCCACGCAGGTCGGGTGGTCACCGTACGCTGACGCACACATGGCTGTGGGCGGTGCTGATAGGTGCGGGTGCGTCGGTCCTGGCCATCACCGGTGGCCGCTGGGCCGTGCTCGCGCTTCTCTTCGTGCACATGGTTCTGGCCATCGAGGGGCTGCTGTGGCGGGCGGCCCGCGGTTCGAGCAGCGACGTCCTGGTGTGGCTGCTGGCCGCGACCAGCGCCTGGATCCTCGCGGGAGTCCTGGACAAGCCGGGCAACGGTTCCGACTGGCTGTTCACGGCGCCGGGCCAGGAGTACCTGTGGCTCGGACTGCCGATCGTTCTGGGTGCCCTGGTGCACGACATCGGGGACGCTCTGACGGTCTCCGGCTGCCCGATCCTGTGGCCGATCCCGGTGGGCCGCAAGCGCTGGTACCCGGTGGGGCCGCCCAAGGCGATGCGGTTCCGGGCGGGCAGCTGGGTCGAGCTGAAGGTGCTGATGCCGGTGTTCATGCTGCTGGGCGGGGTGGGCTGCGCGGCGGCGCTGAACTTCATCTGA
- a CDS encoding DEAD/DEAH box helicase has product MTLIDQLPQTADPDALYEAFESWAGERGLTLYPHQEEALIEVVSGANVIVSTPTGSGKSMIAAGAHFAALARDEVTFYTAPIKALVSEKFFELCKLFGTENVGMLTGDASVNADAPVICCTAEVLASIALRDGRQADVGQVVMDEFHFYAEADRGWAWQIPILELPQAQFILMSATHGDVSMFEKDLTRRTGRPTAVVRSATRPVPLSYEYVVTPLTETITELLATKQAPVYIVHFTQAQAVERAQALMSINMCTREEKDKIAELIGNFRFTTKFGRNLSRYVRHGIGVHHAGMLPKYRRLVEKLAQAGLLKVICGTDTLGVGVNVPIRTVLFTALTKYDGTRVRTLRAREFHQIAGRAGRAGFDTAGFVVAQAPEHVVENEKALAKAGDDPKKRRKVVRKKAPEGFVGWTENTFEKLISSDPEPLTSRFRVTHTMLLAVIARPGNAFDAMRHLLEDNHEPRKQQLRHIRRAIAIYRSLLDGGIVEKLDEPDASGRIVRLTVDLQQDFALNQPLSTFALAAFELLDPESPSYALDMVSVVESTLDDPRQILAAQQNKARGEAVAAMKADGVEYEERMERLQDVSYPKPLEELLFHAYDTYRKSHPWVGDHPLSPKSVIRDMYERAMSFTEFVSFYELARTEGIVLRYLASAFKALDHTVPDDLKSEDLEDLIAWLGEMVRQVDSSLLDEWEQLANPEEMTAEEAQEKADQVKPVTANARAFRVLVRNAMFRRVELAALDHVEELGEMDSDSGWDADAWGEAMDKYWDEYEELGTGPDARGPRLLMIEEEPQNGLWRVRQTFADPNGDHDWGISAEVDLAASDAEGRAVVKVTAVGQL; this is encoded by the coding sequence GTGACCCTTATCGATCAGCTGCCGCAGACCGCAGACCCCGACGCCCTCTACGAAGCCTTCGAGTCGTGGGCCGGGGAACGCGGTCTCACCCTCTATCCCCACCAGGAGGAGGCGCTGATCGAGGTGGTCTCGGGTGCGAATGTGATCGTGTCGACGCCCACCGGGTCCGGCAAGAGCATGATCGCCGCGGGCGCGCACTTCGCCGCCCTCGCCCGGGACGAGGTCACCTTCTACACCGCGCCGATCAAGGCGCTCGTGTCGGAGAAGTTCTTCGAGCTGTGCAAGCTCTTCGGCACCGAGAACGTCGGCATGCTCACCGGCGACGCGTCCGTGAACGCCGACGCGCCCGTCATCTGCTGCACCGCCGAAGTCCTCGCGTCCATCGCCCTGCGCGACGGCAGGCAGGCGGACGTCGGCCAGGTCGTCATGGACGAGTTCCACTTCTACGCCGAGGCCGACCGCGGCTGGGCCTGGCAGATCCCGATCCTGGAGCTGCCGCAGGCCCAGTTCATCCTGATGTCGGCGACGCACGGCGACGTCTCGATGTTCGAGAAGGACCTCACCCGCCGCACCGGCCGCCCCACGGCGGTGGTCCGCTCGGCGACCCGGCCCGTGCCGCTCTCCTACGAGTACGTGGTGACTCCGCTGACGGAGACGATCACCGAGCTGCTCGCGACCAAGCAGGCCCCCGTCTACATCGTGCACTTCACCCAGGCGCAGGCCGTGGAGCGGGCGCAGGCGCTGATGAGCATCAACATGTGCACGCGGGAGGAGAAGGACAAGATCGCCGAGCTGATCGGCAACTTCCGCTTCACCACCAAGTTCGGCCGCAATCTCTCCCGCTACGTGCGACACGGCATCGGTGTGCACCACGCCGGCATGCTGCCCAAGTACCGCCGTCTCGTGGAGAAGCTGGCCCAGGCCGGTCTGCTGAAGGTCATCTGCGGCACGGACACCCTGGGCGTCGGCGTGAACGTCCCCATCCGCACCGTGCTGTTCACCGCGCTGACGAAGTACGACGGCACCCGGGTGCGCACGCTGCGAGCGCGTGAGTTCCACCAGATCGCGGGGCGCGCCGGGCGTGCCGGCTTCGACACGGCGGGCTTCGTGGTGGCCCAGGCGCCGGAGCACGTCGTCGAGAACGAGAAGGCGCTTGCCAAGGCCGGTGACGACCCGAAGAAGCGCCGCAAGGTGGTCCGCAAGAAGGCGCCCGAGGGTTTCGTCGGCTGGACGGAGAACACCTTCGAGAAGCTCATCTCCTCCGATCCGGAGCCGCTCACCTCCCGTTTCCGGGTCACCCACACGATGCTGCTGGCGGTGATCGCCCGGCCGGGCAACGCCTTCGACGCGATGCGCCATCTGCTCGAGGACAACCACGAGCCGCGCAAGCAGCAGCTGAGGCACATCCGACGGGCCATCGCCATCTACCGCTCGCTTCTCGACGGTGGCATCGTGGAGAAGCTGGACGAGCCGGACGCTTCCGGCCGCATCGTGCGCCTCACCGTCGACCTGCAGCAGGACTTCGCTCTCAACCAGCCGCTGTCGACCTTCGCGCTGGCCGCGTTCGAACTCCTCGACCCGGAGTCCCCGTCCTACGCCCTCGACATGGTCTCCGTGGTCGAGTCGACGCTCGACGACCCGCGGCAGATCCTCGCCGCCCAGCAGAACAAGGCGCGCGGCGAGGCGGTGGCCGCGATGAAGGCGGACGGCGTCGAGTACGAGGAGCGCATGGAGCGGCTCCAGGACGTCTCCTACCCCAAGCCGCTGGAGGAGCTGCTCTTCCACGCGTACGACACGTACCGCAAGAGCCACCCGTGGGTCGGTGACCATCCCCTGTCGCCGAAGTCCGTCATCCGCGACATGTACGAACGCGCGATGTCCTTCACCGAGTTCGTCTCCTTCTACGAACTCGCCCGCACCGAGGGCATCGTGCTGCGCTACCTCGCCAGCGCCTTCAAGGCCCTCGACCACACCGTCCCCGACGACCTCAAGTCCGAGGACCTCGAGGACCTGATCGCCTGGCTCGGCGAGATGGTGCGCCAGGTCGACTCCAGCCTGCTGGACGAGTGGGAGCAGCTCGCCAACCCGGAGGAGATGACGGCCGAGGAGGCCCAGGAGAAGGCCGACCAGGTCAAGCCGGTCACCGCGAACGCACGCGCCTTCCGCGTCCTCGTCCGCAACGCCATGTTCCGCCGCGTCGAACTCGCCGCCCTCGACCACGTCGAAGAGCTGGGCGAGATGGACTCCGACTCCGGCTGGGACGCGGACGCGTGGGGCGAGGCCATGGACAAGTACTGGGACGAGTACGAGGAGCTGGGCACCGGGCCGGACGCCCGCGGCCCCCGGCTGCTGATGATCGAGGAGGAGCCGCAGAACGGGCTGTGGCGCGTCCGCCAGACCTTCGCCGACCCCAACGGCGACCACGACTGGGGTATCAGCGCGGAGGTCGACCTCGCGGCGTCCGACGCGGAGGGCCGTGCCGTCGTCAAGGTCACCGCCGTCGGCCAGTTGTGA
- a CDS encoding acyl-CoA thioesterase gives MTNPAERLVDLLDLEQIEVNIFRGRSPQESLQRVFGGQVAGQALVAAGRTTEGDRPVHSLHAYFLRPGIPGVPIVYQVERVRDGRSFTTRRVTAVQQGRTIFNLTASFHKSEEGSFEHQLPPAREVPEPESLPTVTQEIQEYLGALPETLERMARRQPFDIRYVDRLRWTAEEVKDAEPRSAVWMRAVGPLGDDPLVHTCALTYASDMTLLDAVRIPVEPLWGPRGFDMASLDHAMWFHRPFRADEWFLYDQESPIAVGGRGLARGRIYDLEGRLLVSVVQEGLFRPL, from the coding sequence ATGACGAACCCAGCCGAGAGGCTCGTCGACCTGCTCGACCTGGAGCAGATCGAGGTCAACATCTTCCGTGGTCGCAGTCCGCAGGAGTCCCTCCAGCGGGTCTTCGGCGGCCAGGTGGCGGGCCAGGCCCTGGTGGCCGCCGGCCGCACCACGGAGGGCGACCGGCCGGTGCACTCGCTGCACGCGTACTTCCTGCGCCCGGGCATACCCGGCGTGCCCATCGTGTACCAGGTCGAACGGGTCCGCGACGGACGGTCCTTCACGACCCGCCGGGTCACCGCGGTGCAGCAGGGCCGCACGATCTTCAATCTGACCGCCTCCTTCCACAAGTCTGAAGAGGGGAGCTTCGAGCACCAGTTGCCGCCGGCCCGCGAGGTCCCGGAACCGGAGTCGCTGCCGACGGTGACGCAGGAGATCCAGGAGTATCTCGGCGCACTCCCCGAGACGTTGGAGCGCATGGCCCGACGTCAGCCCTTCGACATCCGCTATGTGGACCGGCTGCGCTGGACCGCCGAGGAGGTCAAGGACGCCGAGCCGCGCAGCGCGGTGTGGATGCGGGCCGTCGGCCCGCTGGGCGACGATCCGCTGGTGCACACCTGCGCGCTCACCTACGCGAGCGACATGACTCTTCTCGACGCCGTCCGCATCCCCGTCGAACCGCTGTGGGGTCCCCGCGGCTTCGACATGGCGTCGCTGGACCACGCCATGTGGTTCCACCGTCCGTTCCGCGCGGACGAGTGGTTCCTCTACGACCAGGAGTCGCCGATCGCGGTGGGCGGCCGCGGACTGGCCCGCGGACGCATCTACGACCTGGAGGGGCGCCTGCTCGTCTCGGTCGTCCAAGAGGGACTCTTCCGGCCGCTGTAG
- a CDS encoding DUF6397 family protein, whose amino-acid sequence MSTPVALTRAARELGLRRGEFELAVQLGYVRTVPDDKGGGPRVARAEIDRVRDEDGFPEALRERVTVLGTRDGAALMGVTPARFTRFARLGLVVPVKFYLNRYRAVVWLYLAEELRQFAAGKENTRLLSGRTPEGLRDQLDAGLDLRPRNWRGRHLGFQLRQTEDPWEKAAVVASLLDPAQVAEIVQDPYERALLNRLRPARSAHDTHDSPAAVLTARIMTADAPDEIGWLRADLSQSLAEAREHRPAPRPSQGVPDERPPETTTAVDLAGASEEAQRSGGLFGWLRRRNP is encoded by the coding sequence ATGTCGACTCCCGTCGCACTCACCCGAGCCGCGCGGGAACTGGGGCTCAGGCGAGGCGAGTTCGAGCTGGCCGTACAGCTCGGGTACGTCCGTACGGTCCCGGACGACAAGGGAGGAGGACCGCGCGTCGCCCGAGCGGAGATCGACCGGGTGCGAGACGAAGACGGCTTCCCCGAAGCACTGCGGGAGCGCGTCACGGTCTTGGGCACCCGGGACGGCGCGGCGCTCATGGGAGTGACGCCCGCCAGGTTCACCCGCTTCGCGCGTCTGGGACTGGTGGTCCCGGTGAAGTTCTACCTCAACCGCTACAGGGCCGTGGTCTGGCTGTATCTGGCCGAAGAGCTACGGCAGTTCGCCGCCGGAAAGGAGAACACCCGACTGCTGAGCGGCCGTACTCCGGAAGGGTTGCGCGATCAACTCGACGCGGGCCTGGATCTGCGGCCCCGCAACTGGCGCGGGCGACACCTGGGATTCCAGCTGCGGCAGACCGAGGATCCGTGGGAGAAGGCCGCCGTCGTGGCATCGCTGCTCGACCCCGCCCAAGTCGCGGAGATCGTCCAGGACCCTTACGAGCGTGCCCTGCTGAACCGGCTCAGGCCCGCGCGGTCCGCCCACGACACCCACGACTCCCCGGCAGCCGTGCTCACCGCGAGGATCATGACGGCGGACGCCCCCGACGAGATCGGCTGGCTGCGGGCCGACCTGAGCCAGTCGCTCGCCGAAGCCCGGGAGCACCGGCCGGCTCCGCGCCCTTCCCAGGGCGTCCCCGACGAGCGGCCGCCCGAGACGACGACCGCCGTGGATCTCGCAGGCGCGAGCGAGGAGGCGCAGCGATCGGGTGGCTTGTTCGGATGGCTGCGCCGCAGAAACCCCTGA
- a CDS encoding roadblock/LC7 domain-containing protein: protein MAQNTGLGWLLDDLTERVEHVRHALVLSNDGLVTGASTGLRREDAEHLAAISSGLHSLAKGSGRHFGAGRVRQTMIEFDDAVLFVTAAGEGSCLSVLSAAEADIGQVAYEMTLLVNRVGEHLGVDARQPEKKTPTVDL, encoded by the coding sequence ATGGCGCAGAACACGGGGCTCGGCTGGCTGCTGGACGACTTGACCGAGCGCGTCGAACATGTGCGACACGCGCTGGTGCTGTCCAACGACGGACTGGTGACCGGGGCGAGCACGGGCCTGCGACGCGAGGACGCCGAGCATCTCGCGGCCATCTCGTCGGGACTGCACAGCCTGGCCAAGGGCTCGGGCCGGCACTTCGGTGCCGGGCGCGTGCGCCAGACCATGATCGAGTTCGACGACGCGGTCCTCTTCGTCACCGCGGCGGGCGAAGGCAGCTGTCTCAGCGTGCTGAGCGCGGCCGAGGCGGACATCGGGCAGGTCGCCTACGAGATGACTCTGCTCGTGAACCGTGTCGGCGAGCACCTCGGCGTGGACGCACGCCAGCCGGAGAAGAAAACGCCGACCGTAGATCTCTGA
- a CDS encoding PPOX class F420-dependent oxidoreductase codes for MAQKMTEEEWRAFVSHGTRTGKLSTVRADGRPHVAPIWFLLDGDDLVFNTARDSVKGRNLARDGRAALCVDEDRPPFAFVVFQGQAELSEDLDEVRLWATRLGARYMGEERAEEFGSRNGVPGELLVRLRIDKVLAYSAVAD; via the coding sequence ATGGCACAGAAGATGACCGAAGAGGAATGGCGGGCGTTCGTCTCGCACGGCACCCGTACCGGGAAACTGTCCACGGTGCGCGCCGACGGCAGGCCGCATGTGGCACCGATCTGGTTTCTGCTGGACGGGGACGACCTGGTGTTCAACACGGCGCGGGACAGCGTCAAGGGCCGGAATCTCGCCCGGGACGGCCGGGCCGCCCTGTGTGTCGACGAGGACCGGCCGCCGTTCGCCTTCGTCGTGTTCCAGGGGCAGGCCGAGCTGTCGGAGGACCTCGACGAGGTGCGCCTCTGGGCCACGCGACTCGGCGCCCGCTACATGGGCGAGGAGCGGGCCGAGGAGTTCGGCAGTCGCAACGGCGTGCCGGGGGAACTCCTCGTCCGCCTGCGGATCGACAAGGTGCTGGCGTACTCGGCGGTCGCCGACTAG
- a CDS encoding GTP-binding protein: MVSENSDATNVETTALALKILVAGGFGVGKTTMVGAVSEIRPLRTEELLSEAGQSVDDTDGVDQKVTTTVAMDFGRITIRSGLSLYLFGTPGQDRFWFLWDELSQGALGAVVLADTRRLEDCFPAVDYFEHRHIPFVVAVNCFAGARTYGAHDVSRALDLDQGTPVVLCDARDRDSGKEVLIRLVEYAGRMHTARLLDSVG, from the coding sequence ATGGTCTCCGAGAACTCCGACGCCACGAATGTCGAGACGACCGCCCTGGCGTTGAAGATACTGGTCGCCGGCGGATTCGGCGTGGGCAAGACCACCATGGTGGGCGCGGTCAGTGAGATCAGGCCGCTGCGGACCGAGGAACTGCTGAGCGAGGCGGGGCAGTCGGTGGACGACACCGACGGAGTGGACCAGAAGGTCACCACGACTGTCGCCATGGACTTCGGCCGCATCACCATCAGATCCGGCCTCTCCCTGTACCTCTTCGGCACCCCGGGCCAGGACCGGTTCTGGTTCCTCTGGGACGAGCTGTCGCAGGGCGCCCTCGGCGCGGTCGTCCTCGCGGACACCAGACGGCTCGAGGACTGCTTTCCGGCAGTGGACTACTTCGAGCACCGGCACATCCCGTTCGTGGTGGCCGTCAACTGCTTCGCGGGCGCCCGCACCTACGGTGCCCACGACGTGTCGCGTGCCCTCGACCTCGACCAGGGCACGCCCGTGGTGCTCTGTGACGCCCGCGACCGCGACTCGGGCAAGGAGGTGCTGATCCGGCTCGTCGAGTACGCCGGGCGGATGCACACCGCCCGGCTGCTGGACTCAGTGGGCTGA
- a CDS encoding DUF742 domain-containing protein, with protein sequence MTEDRPGSALQAGSQWYDNEAGPLVRPYAMTGGRTKPGPTGVRFDLIALVTLDTAAPRVDDDTSLGPEHRALIDLCRVETQSVAELAAGADLPVGVVRVLLGDLLELGCVTVSRPVPPAQLPDERILREVIAGLRAL encoded by the coding sequence ATGACCGAGGACAGGCCAGGCTCCGCGCTGCAAGCGGGCAGCCAGTGGTACGACAACGAGGCCGGACCACTCGTGCGCCCCTACGCCATGACGGGCGGCCGCACCAAACCCGGCCCCACCGGGGTGCGCTTCGACCTCATCGCGCTCGTCACCCTCGACACGGCCGCGCCCCGCGTCGACGACGACACGTCACTGGGCCCGGAGCACCGCGCCCTCATCGACCTGTGCCGCGTCGAGACACAGTCCGTCGCCGAACTCGCCGCGGGCGCCGACCTGCCCGTGGGAGTCGTCAGGGTCCTCCTCGGCGACCTGTTGGAGCTGGGCTGTGTCACCGTCAGCCGCCCGGTGCCGCCCGCACAACTGCCCGACGAGCGGATCCTGCGCGAAGTCATCGCAGGCCTGAGGGCGCTGTAG
- a CDS encoding roadblock/LC7 domain-containing protein: MIQDPGMKADQRPGELDWLLDDLVLRVAEVRHAVVLSNDGLAVGASADLRREDAEHLAAVASGFHSLAKGTGRHFGAGGVRQTMVEMDDGFLFVAAAGDGSCLALLTAVTADIGLVAYEMARLVKRVGEHLYTPARIAARPPTAG; the protein is encoded by the coding sequence ATGATCCAGGACCCGGGCATGAAGGCCGACCAGCGGCCCGGCGAACTCGACTGGCTGCTGGACGACTTGGTCCTGCGGGTGGCAGAGGTACGGCACGCGGTGGTGCTGTCGAACGACGGCCTCGCGGTCGGCGCCTCCGCGGACCTCAGGCGCGAGGACGCGGAGCACCTCGCGGCCGTCGCCTCCGGTTTTCACAGTCTGGCCAAGGGCACCGGCCGTCACTTCGGCGCCGGCGGAGTGCGTCAGACCATGGTGGAGATGGACGACGGCTTCCTGTTCGTGGCGGCCGCGGGCGACGGCTCCTGCCTCGCCCTCCTCACCGCCGTCACGGCCGACATCGGCCTGGTGGCGTACGAGATGGCGCGGCTGGTGAAGCGCGTCGGCGAGCACCTGTACACACCGGCGCGGATCGCCGCGCGGCCGCCCACCGCCGGATGA